TTACAAGCAAATTTCTGATCGGACTTGAAAACGGCAAAAGCATCACCACCAAAGAAATTTACAACATCACCTATCTTGAAAATGACCTAAACTTTAAAGAACTATCTAGTAAAGATAGGCTTTATAAAAAGATAGATGCGAGAGTTTAGGAGTAAATTTATGCAGACTAAAAACCCTTTGCAAAATAAATCTTTTTACAAAAAAGACGATATCTTTAGCATGAAGCTAAAAGGATATTAGATGATAAACGCACTTGGTAGCTACCCCTTAAATTTAGAACAGAGCATAAAGGTATCAACCAAAGTTGCCACCAACCAAACCAGCTCAGAGGTTTTAGGCTACAAGGTAGATAAGGATGGTTATTTTACAGATGAGTTTAACAAGCAAGCTGGCATACCAATTGATTATAAAATTCACTCAAGTACACTGGAGTCGTTAGTCAGATCAAACGACATAATAGACCCAGACATCAAGAATTTTAAAAGTATCGATATAGCTAAAACAGTTGGCAACGCTTATAGGTTGCTAGCTCAAGTGGTTGGCGAAGATACACTAAGCTCAAAGGACAGCTTTAGCGCAGAAGATATAAGAAATTTCCCTCAAGGCTTTTCTTATGATCGTCAAAGTCTGCAAGTAGATCAAAGATATGCTAGTGCTAGTGAGTATTCTGCGGTAGAAGATAGCTTTGTGCATACGCCAACAAAGACCATAAGCACGCTCTTTTACAATGGCTCTTTGTCTATTGCGGCAGATAAGCAGATACATCCAAAAAACGTAACATACATCTTTAACAACGCAAATGGCGGTAAAGAAAACACGGTCATTGGTATATTTATGGATCCACACGGAGAAAAATACACTAACAAAGATGGCTCCATAACTAAAGGTGGTCTTATAGCTGGCGTGCTAAATCACAACCTAGACATATACGAGGGCGAAACCACTGCGATAGGCAAATATGGCGGCTATGATAAAAACATCAACACAAAAGAATTTCAAAGGTCATTTAATGCCTTTAACGCTATGTGGCAAATGGCTTATGGGGTAAATTTCTCAAAAGCAGATGATGGTGCTGTCTCTATGCTGCCTGATTATATGCAAGATTATGTGAGACACAGACAAAGCCTTGATAAATTTAGCGACCAAGAAGACGAACTCTCATTTAAAAAGATGATGGAGCATAATCTAAAAATGCTAAAGCTACTCTTTGGTGAGATAGATAAAGATGGCAAAAAGAGCAAAGACTTTATGGATAGCTTTTTAAAATTTAGTATGCCACCTTTAAATTTAGTAAAAGAGCTAAATGAAAACCCAGCTGGAAAATACCTAATAGATATGCTTGGTATAAAAAGAGATGTTGATATAAAGGCATAAAGGGGAGTTGAAATGTTTATTACTACCTATAATGGATCGATGCAATATAAAGAAATTTTAGATGACTACATAGCTCATGGCAATAAAAATTTATCTGCAGAAGATGAGAAAGCTAAAGTTGATGCTTATATGCAAGGATCATTTGGTGTTGGACTAGATAAGATAATCGGTATAGAAGAAGGAACGGAAGACTGGATAACAAAAACCATAGATAAAATAGATAGTATGCTATCAAACAAATACACCCCAGAAGAGCGAAGAGCTCTATACGGAAAATATCCAGAAACCATAGAAAAAGCGATAGATTGGGAACTTCAAGGCTATATGGATTTTCTGAGGGATAACTCTATAGACGGCAAACCAACAATAGAAGGTAAGATGATAGGTCTTGGTACAAAAGAAGAAGAGGCCGATCTAAGAGCATTTATGGACAGTATGTCTTCTCTTTATCCAAATAATAACAAGGAGTCTCTTAGTCTTTTAAGTAGAACTGATCTAAGCATAGAAGAGTTTAAGACTTTATTTGCCAAAGCAAGAGAAAAAGCAACAAAGGATGTTGAAGAACAAAGAAAGCAGATAATTAAGGAAGAGCAAGAATACAATGCAAATTTTGCTAAAGAGCAAAATGAGAAGACATTTAAACCTATGCAGGTTAAAAAGAAGTATGAGACCTATGATATAAACAAGGATCAAAAATTTCTCTACGCAAGAGAGCTTTTAAATTTCAAAGAAAAAAGAGGCATAGATGTCTTAGAGCTTATGCAAAAGATAGATAAGAAGCAAATTTTAAATAAGATGGTTTAAATTTAAAGGATCTAAGATGATAAACACACTTGGTAGCTACCACTTAAATTTAGAGCAGAACATAAAGGTATCAACCAAAGTTTCTACCAACCAAACCAGCTCAGAGGTTTTAGGCTACAAGGTAAATAAGGATGGCTACTTTACAGATGAGTTTAATAAACAAGCTGGCATCCCAAGTGATTATAAAATTCACTCAAGCACGCTGGAGTCGTTAGTAAATGTTGCAGAGGGGACATCGTTTTTTAGTCGCACCTTTAAAAGCATAGATATAGCAAAGACTGCTGGCAATGCCTACAAAATCCTCTCACAAGTAGTTGGCGAAGATACATTAAATTCAAAGGATAGCTTTAGCTTAGACGAGATAAGAAATTTCCCTCAAGGCTTTTCTTATAACCGCCAAAGTATGCAAGTAACTAAAATCCATAACTCCATTCATGAATTTGGCTCGGCTGCGGCTGATTTTAACGGCAAAGAGTCAAATAAGCAGATGATAAGCACGCTTTTTTTCAACCCAAGCTTTAATGGTGGAGATGGCAGGCAGCCACTAAAGCCAACAACAGATATCTTTAACAATAACAATGGCGGCAAAGAGAGTGTAGGCAGTGGTGTTTTTATCGATCCGCATGGAGAGAAATACACTAATAAAGATGGCTCTATAACTAGAGGCGGGCTTTTAGCAGCCGTCATAAATAGCAACCTTGACGTCAAAGAAGGTGAAACCACCGTTTTTGGAAAGAAGCAAGGCTTTGATAAGAGCGTAGATAGTAAAGAATTTAGTAGGGCATTTGAGCTATTTGAGCTTATGGGTGAGATGAAATTTGGAGCAAATTTCAACAAAGCAAGCGACTCTGATCTAGCTGGTATGCCTGAATACATGCAAGAGTATGTTAAGTATAAAAGAGACCTTGTCTATGTAGATCTAACGACTGGGTTTGTTGGTAAGTATTCAGATGAAGAAGACGAACTATCATTTAAAAAGATGATGGAGCATAATCTAAAAATGCTAAAGCTACTCTTTGGTGAGATAGATAAAGATGGCAAAAAGAGCAAAGACTTTATGGATAGCTTTTTAAAATTTAGCATGCCGCCTTTAAATTTAGTAAAAGAGCTAAACGAAAACCCAGCTGGAAAATATCTAGTAGATATGCTTGGTATAAAAAGAGATGTTGATATAAAGGCGTAAGGGGGAGTTAAAATGATAACTAGCATAAACGGACCTAGCAACACACCGATACAAGATAACACTATCCAAAAAGAAAATGCAACAGAAAATATAACCAAAGAAGGTAAGCAAGACAAAAACGCTACCGAAGAAAAATTTGACTACTCAAAGAATCTTTTTAAACCCTGGAGCGAAACTATAAAAGAATTTATAGATATAGACAAAAGTAAAGAGGGCTGGATAGCAGATACTATAAATCGAATTGATAATATGCTATCTAATTACACCATTCAAGAAAGACGAGCTCTATCAGCAAAAAGAGAGCCAGAAAACATGGAAGAATTTAGAGTTCGCGAACTCCAAGATTACATGGACTGGTTGCTTACAAACTCTATAGACGGCAAACCAACGATAGTTGGTAAAATGGTTGGTCTTGGCACAGCAGAACAAGAGGCGGAACTAGAAGCTTTTGTAAAATCATTTTCTGAAGACACAATGATGAGTAATGATGGTGCTGCTTTGTTTGTTAGAGCTGATCTAAGTATAGAAGAGTTTAAAAAGCTTTATAGAGAAGATGTAGAAAAAACTACGAAAGAGCATAAAGAATTTCTAACTAAACTACACAAAGAAGAACAAGAATACAATGCAAATTTTGCCAAAGAGCAAAATGAGAAGAAATTTAAACCTATGCAGGTTAAGAAGAAGTATGAGACCTATGATATAAACAAGGATTCTATGCAAGAGAGCTTTTAAATTTCAAAGAAAAAAGAGGCATAGACGTCTTAGAGCTTATGCAAAAGATAGATAAGAAGCCAATTTTAAATAAGATGGTTTGATGAATAAAACAGAATGAGGATAATCCTCTATCTTGTCATAGGATGACTTAGTGGCGGCTTGCGCTAAATACAAAGATAAATTTAAACCTTTTTATCGACAACCTTTTTACCATTTTCTTCAAGTTTTTGCATGATACGAAGCACATCGATACCTCGTTCTCTCTCAAGTTCTTGAAGCTTAAGTAAATATGAGAATTTCTCATCCTTAGTAATGTCATAAGTTTCAGTGTTTTTGCTTTCAGCTTGGATGGGAGTAAATTTTTTCTCTTTGGTGTCGTCTTTTTCTTCTTCAACGCTCTCTATATCCTGAAGACCTTTTTCATTCATCTCTTTTAGTATATTGACAGCATTTTTGGCATCTTCGCCAGATAAAGTTATGTTAAACCGCTCTTTTAATGCATATTTAGCCCACTCCTCTTTAAACTCATCAACGCTCATATCGCTATCAAGCAGATCAACAGTCCTTGAGTTTTGCATAAATAGCAGTTGTCGATCGCCACTATATTCATTTAAAAATTCATTTACAGTGTATGGGATATCTCTTAAAATTTTTGGCTTATCACTGTCTGGTTTTGCTTGCTGACCTTGTATATACTCTACAAACAAACCCTTGCTTTCATTTATGAAATTTTTAAGATCTGATAGCTGCTCGCTTGTAAAATCAGGATCATAGCCTCTAAGCTTTCCTATGATAGTGACTTTTGCTTCATCGCCTTTTGTAAAGCCAGATAGTGGATATATGTGTCTATCGTAAGCCGCAGCTTGAGCTTTTCTATCAAGCCTTGCGTATTTAGGAAAGCTCATACCATATCCCATGTCGTTACTAAGTATCTCGTTAATATCGTTAAATTTAAACCCCATCTCACTAGCTATGTGTTCTCTAGACAGATAAGGATATGGCGAGCTAGAAATTTGCATTTTACTATCCTTAGTAAATTTTAAACTACTCAACGATTTTCAAAATTTGTTTGAGTAAGGTTTTTCTTTGATTTAAATCGACCTTTCAACAATTTAGTTTATATATAGCCTATCTCTACACAAAAGTATTGCTGATAGCGCTTATCCTCCCACTCCAAGAATTTGCTAGAGAATTTATATCCTCGCTAGTTGGCTTAAATTTCTCATATTCGTTTGAGGTAACACTTTCTGCGCTAGTGTTCTTTGATCTTGCATACATTAAAAGAGTTAGCTCTTTAAGTCTTTCTTTTATGAGCGCTTTTATGCTCTCACTATCTTTACCCACTTTTTCAAAATCCACAAAGTACTCTTTATGCTCTCCAGTGCTTGAGATATCATTTAAGGCAGCGCTACTTAGCTTAGTCTTTGCACTATCACTTGGTAGCGGTCTAGAGCTGCGCAAAAATCCCATAAAAAGAGCCTCTTTACTGTAACCTTCATCTGCTTGATATACCGACATATCAGGGTTAAAGCTAAACTCATCACCTGCTTCGCTCATCGTAAAATCAACCTCTTTTACTATGAGCCTAACGCCTGCACTTGAAAGCTCTTTACTTATAGACTTAGCGCTATTTAGCTCATCAGTGCTAGAGTAGATGTTTGAGATAGTAGAGTTTGATAGATCTTTTAGTAGGTGTCCTTTGGCATCGTAGCTAGTGCCTTTTGTGCTGTAGCCTTTTGGTAGTTTGCCTATATCTGCAAGGGTGTAGCTCTTTTTATCATCACCTAAGGCAGAGGTCATTTGGTCAAATAGTCTGTAGTAGTGCTTTATGGTGTCAGCCATATCAATATTATCAAAGATCTTTATCTGCTCGTCCTTGCTCTTGATGCGATTTAGCACATGGTTGCGCTCGGCAAATCTATTAAGTTCATCAAGCGTGCTTTTATGGATTTTAAAGTCCTTTGGCAAACCTGCTGCTTTGTTAAAATCAGCTCCCATAAAGCCAGCTTTATCTACTGTGTAGCCATAAGCTTGAAGGTCATTAAAATTTAAAGAGCTGAGACTATTTTGTGAAGAAGTAGTATAAGTAAATTTAGCTGGCTCTTGGAGTAATAGAATTAAGGAGAACACTTAATCACTATATTAGTGAAATATGTACTTCTTAATTCTTTTTTATTTAAGAAACTAAGAGAAAGGGGGTAAAAATGAGGAATTATGAAAAGATAACAGCACTCTATGAGAGATTAAGTCGTGATGATGAACTTCAAGGAGAAAGCAATTCTATTGTAAATCAAAAGAAAATCCTTGAAGAATATGCAGGTAAAAATAATTTAAGCAACATCATACATTTTACAGATGATGGAATAAGCGGAACACAGTTTGATAGACCGGGCTTTATGGCAATGATGAACGGAGTTAATCAAGGTAATATAATAGGTTGTATAATCGTAAAAGATATGAGTAGACTTGGCAGAGACTATCTTAAAGTCGGTCAATGTATGGAAATCTTAAGACAAAAGGGAGTTAGGCTCATTGCTATCAATGATAATGTAGATAGCTTTTATAGAGAAGATGATTTTACCCCTTTTAGAAATATTATGAATGAATGGTATACAAGAGATACTTCAAGAAAAATACAATCTACATTCAGGTCAAAGGGGGAAAGCGGAAAGCATACGGCAAGCTCTCCACCTTATGGATATATCAAAGATGAAAAAGACAAAGATAAGTGGATTGTAGATGAAAAAGCAGCGGAGATAGTAAGGAGAATATTCAATCTGACCATGCAAGGCAATGGTCCGTATCGAATAGCAAAGATATTGGAAAGTGAAAAAGTAGATATACCTGCTTACCATCAGCAAAAATTAGGATATGGACTACATCAAAGCAAAGTGTTTGAACATCCTTATCGTTGGTGCAGTTCTACAATTGTAAGTATCTTAAAGAAACAGGAATATTTAGGTCATACTGTAAACTTCAAAACAAGAAAGCATTTCAAGGATAAGAAAAGCAAATATGTATCTGAAGAAAACTGGCTGATATTTGAAAATACCCACGAGGCAATTATAGACCAAGAAACCTTTGATAATGTGCAAAGGATAAGAGGAAATGTAAAAAGGTATCCCGATGGTTGGGGAGAATATCACCCTTTAACTGGGCTTATGTATTATGCAGATTGTGGCAGTAAAATGTATGTTCATAGAACAAGTAATTACAAAAATATTCCCTACTACACTTGCAGTGCTTACACGAAAGTACCCTGTGGAACGCTTTGTCCATCTACTCACAGGATAAAAGCGGAAGCAGTCTTAAACCTTATACAGGAAACCTTAAAAGACATTAAAAAATATCTTGATGAAGATCACGAAGCCTTTATCCGTTCCATTTAAAATGAAATGGAAGAAAAGGAAAAAGTAGAGATAGAAAAGAAAAAAATAAGATTAATGGAAAGTAAAAACAGGCTTCAGGAACTTGAACGATTGATGTGCCGTATTTACGAAGATATGATACTTGAAAAAATACCAAGTAATAGATATGAGATACTTAACAGTCAATATGAAACAGAGCAAATAGCTTTAAGCAAAGAAATTAAAGACTTAGAGTTTGCAATATCAAGATATGAAAAAGAAACAGATAAGGCGAAAAAGTTTATATCTCTAATAAGCCGATATGAAAATTTTGATGAACTTACAACTACAATGATAAATGAGTTTGTAGAAAAGATTATTGTTCATGAAAGGAATAGAAAAGGTAGTCAAACATCAAAGCAAAAAAATAGAGATATATTTTAATTTTATCGGTAACTATGAGCCACCAAAAGAAGAATTGACTGAAGAAGAAGAAAGATTAAAAATTGAGGAAGAAAAGAGAAAAATCAAGGAAAGAAAAGATAGACTTCATCAAAACTACTTAAAGCGTAAAGTAAATGGAAAACAACAGGAATATGAGGAAAGGTATAAGGCAAGGAGAGAACAGAGAAAACAAGAAAAATTAAAGGTTCTGAAAAGGGCAGGTATACAAGTTAATAAGTTAGAAAAAAGAGATTGAAGTTAGTCAATCTCTTTTTTAGTACAGGTATCAAGTATATCAATTATGTTATTTGCAATTGCATGGATAACAGTAACGGCAACAGAATTACCAAACTGTTTGTAACTTTGAGTATCACTTACAGGAATGATATAGTTTTCGGGGAAGCCTTGAAGTCTTGCAGCTTCACGAGGTGTTAGTTTTCGTGGATTTTTTCCTTTTTGCTCAATAAGTATTTCACTCCCGTCTTTATAATATCTTGCAGATAATGTATTTGTATAAGGACTGTTTTCATTGAACAATGTGTAACCAAATCCATTTCCCTTTATTTTATGTTCTTTCTTTCGTCGTTGATGACCTTGCCAAAGTGCATTTGAAATGGTGTATTTAGTATCAACATTTTGCTCTAAAATATTTCCCACAGAAACATCTGGGCAGGGAGGAATTGGAAAAGAAAAATCTTTATAGTTATCTATTTTATCCTTATCAAATCCAACAATGTAAATACGCTCTCTATTTTGTGGAACACCGAAGTCTTTTGCTTTAAGTATAATAGAATGAACATCGTAGTTTAAATCCTTTAATGTTTTTTCTATTGTTTTATAGGTACGACCTTTATCGTGAGATTTTAGGTTTTTGACATTTTCAAGAAGAAATGCCTTAGGTCGTTTCTCTTTAATAATTCTTGCAATTTCAAAAAATAATGTTCCACGAGTATCTTCAAAACCAAGCTTTTTACCGGCTTGACTAAATGCTTGACAAGGAAAACCACCGACAATAATATCATGATTAGGAATATCTTTTTCAGATATTTTTGTAATATCTCCAAAAGGAGTTTCACCAAAATTTGCCTTATATGTTTTTACTGCAAATTTATCAATTTCACTACTGAATACGACATTTGTTTTACCTGTTTGGTAAAATCCAAGCCTTGTACCACCAATTCCGGCAAATAAATCAATGATTTTATAGGGGGCATTTTCATTATTAGGGAAAGGTACTTTTTCAGGAAATGATAAAATATGTTTCAGCTCAATGGACGATGGCTGACTTTCTCCATTTTCCCATCTGCGAATTGTCCTATCTCCGAATTTGGACATACCAACAGCATCAGCTAATTCTTTTTGAGTCATTTGTAATCTGATACGCTTATTTTTTATTAAAATAGCAGGGGAATTATCTATGATTTGTGGTATAATATTCATATATATTCTCCTTTTTATATATGTTATTTCAAGGACTAACTGTCCTCTATTTGACACTATTGTACCATATAGAAGAAAATTTTTCAAGAAAGGAAAAGAGTTATGGCAAATATTTCTCTTGATGAATATAAAAACTTAGTTAAAGAAAAAAGGAAAGAAGGCTTTAAACAGCCTTATGACTTAGTTTATGATAATTTTATTACATTAGGATACGACAAAGTCCCTAAAGAATTCTTTTTAAGTAATGCAAGTGAAGTTGTTGAAAAACTTAGAAATAGCTGTTGGAGTGAATTTCAGCCATTAGAAAAAGACTTTACTTCAAAAATGCTAAAAGAGTTAGTTGATGATGAGTATATCAAAACTCTTACACCAATAGAGGCAATTACTTGGTTTGTGGAAGAATTTCCGGAACATATATATGCTTTGACTTTGTCAAATACTCAAAGTAGGAGGAGTAGAGCAGGTAAAGAATTTGAAAGTATTATAGAACTCATTTTGATTGGTGCAGGGATTCCACTTGACAGTCAAGGTAATATAGGTAAACAAGAGTTTGTCAATAAAGGTCTTGGTAAATTGGTAGATTTAGTTTCTCTGGGTGTTTTAGAATACATTGTAAATAAGAGAAATACTGTCTTAATTAGTGCAAAAACCACATTAAGAGAAAGATGGCAAGAAGTACCTGAAGAAATGGGAAGAACAGGTGCAAGAGAAATGTTTTTAGCAACTCTTGATACTTCTATTAGCTCTGATGTATTGAACACTCTATATGAGGCTAATATACAAGTTACAACAACAAAAAATATAAAAGAAACATATTATTCCGATAATGAAAGGGTATTAACCTTTGAAAAGTTGGTTGAAATATGTTTAGACAATGTTTCTCATTGGAAAAATTTCAACTACACAGTAGAACAAAATGAGCAAATGATAGAGCTTATCACTAAGCAAATTGAAAAACACCAAAATCATAAATTTGTAGAAGAATATTATGATGAGAGATTAAAAAACATAAAGAAGTAGACAAATTAGAATTTGTCGGTATATCATTAAATCGCATTTTTTCGATTAAACTATGGAATACAAAGGAGCAAATAATCATGAGCGAACAGAGAATCTATTGCATGGACCTTGTAAAAAAAGAGGATCCGGAAAAGGCTGTCAGAACACCGTTTTATCAGACAGAATCTACAGGCGGATCGGTCTGGGTTATCAAACCCGGTCAGACATTGCAAAAGCACTATCACCACAATTCCGACGATATATGGATCGTCCTTCAGGGAGAGGGAATATTCTACCCCCAGCCTAATGAAGAGGTTCCATTCAAGAAAGGCCATGTCATAGTATCGAAGAAAGACTCCTGCCACGGAGCAAAAAATACTGGAGATGAGGATATCATCTTTGTAAGTATAGTAGCACCTGTCCCTTCCGACTATGATCCTATAAACGAGTGACAGGAAAATAAAATTCCCGTTTGACAAAGGATTGTGATTATACTTGAGAAAGAAAAATGTTTATATAACATTGGGATACATAGCTGTATATCTGGTGATATATTGGTGAGAGCAACTTGATTGGTTGGCTATTTACTAATATTTCAACTGGTGAGCATAGTTATTTATATGGTTGGTTGCTCAGTAGTAATCTGTTTTGGTATGCACTTGCGATTTCTGCGCTTCCTTCTCTTTGGGGTAAGTTTAAGTTTTCGGCTGTTACTACGGCGGGATTTATTGTAGGTATTGTAGCAGGCATAATCGTTGAGAAATACAAGAAGTAAGTCAAATTTCAGTTTGTCGAGCTGAATAATACAGATTCAAGACGATAGAAAGTAAAACATCTATCGTCTTTTCTTATGAAAAAAACTTGAAAGGAGATGAAATTTATGGACAATAAAAACAGAATTAGAAAAAGTAAAAGAAAAGATTGAAAGCAAGTAAGAAGAAAAAAAATATGAAAAGAAACTATCTCAGCTTAAAAATCAGGAAAAGAAAATCAGAAAGCAAACGAGCCTTGAAGAAAGAAAAAAGCGAAACCATAGATTGATAGAGCGAGGAGCAATCTTAGAAAGTTTAATTGAGGGAGCAAGCGAGAAAAGTAATGAAGAAATAAAGGCTATTTTGCAAAGAGCATTTCAAAAAGACTAAGAAACGCAAGGACATAGTATAATTGTAATTCCCTTAGATTTTCTAAGGGCGCAATTATACACCCTTTAGGTGTCCTTGCGACCTGCGGTGCTTTTACCCTTGCGGGGAGCAAAGAAAAAAGCCGAAGCATTTTTCCGTATTAAAGGCAAAAGACAACTGAATATAATTCATTCGCTTTTTTATCATCAAGGGTAAAGCACATTCACTATCGCTCACCCTTGACAATAAAAATTTGAAACAGATAGCTTACATTAAGCCGACATACTGAAACAACAAAAGTCGGCTTTTTCTATTGTACCGTTTCAAAACGCTCATTCAGTTTATAGAAAAGCAAAAGTATTTTTAAGACCGACATCTAAAACAACAAAAGAAAAATAAGAAGATGACAAATGCCACATTCCCAAAATGGGAGTGTACCTAAATCAAAGACAGTACTAATCAAAGGGGGTAGTGAAACACGACTTCCTTAAAAGATAAAAGGAGTAACGATTTGTTGCTACATTTTCATAACAAAAGATAGGAGAGAAAAATGGCAGATAAAAGGATGTTTTCAATAAAGATAGTGGATAGCGACTTATTTTTGGATATGCCATTAAGTAGCCAATGCCTGTATTTTCATCTATCTATGAGGGCAGATGATGATGACTTAAAAATTCTAATTACAAAAGGTTTTGTAATTGTCTTTTAAAGAGGGGTTATAGTCATTACCTATTGGAAGATAAATAACTACATCAGAAATGACAGACGAAAAGAAACGATGTATCTTGAAGAAAAGCAAAGTATAACGCAAACGGAAAATGGAGCATATATCAAGGTTGAAAATCTTGGTATACCAAATGACAACCAAGTGTCAACCGTTTGTCCGCATAGTATAGTTAAGGGTAGATTAGATAAGAGGAGAATAGAACAGGTTGCCCCAGTGTCCCTTTATGGAGAGTATCAAAATATTCATTTAACCGATGAAAAATACCAAAATCTAAAAGATAGGCTGAAAGGTCATACAGATACAATGACTGAAAAGCTATTAAGATATATCAAAAGTAAAGGCACAGACTACAAAGACCACTATGTAACAATCCTTAATTGGTATGAATTGGTATGAACAGGATAAAGAAAAGCTATCACAGAAAAATAATCAAAATAAAAGCCATAGAACCTATTCAACCAACTATGAAGACAGCGACAGCCTATAAAAGGTGTTTTTAAGGGTTTAATCATAAAAGAGGTGTCAGACTATGGTTAAGATAAAAATAAGCCTTAAAAACGCATTATAGAGCCTGATGTAGAAAAGGAGACTAAAATTATGAATGATAAAGAAAATATGATTACTACAAAAATTCAAGGGACAGATTTTATCTACAACAAAGATACTCACTATGAAGAAGACGGACATATCTATTGCAAGATTTGTAATGAAAGAATAGACGGTAAGGTAATTCCGATGTTGGATAAGCCTATGATTATCAGAACGGCTTGTAAATGTGATAGAGATAGAGCTGAACAAGAAAAAACTGTTAAAACAAGATAGGTTGAGACAAAGCTGCTTTAT
This is a stretch of genomic DNA from Campylobacter concisus. It encodes these proteins:
- a CDS encoding polyribonucleotide nucleotidyltransferase is translated as MQISSSPYPYLSREHIASEMGFKFNDINEILSNDMGYGMSFPKYARLDRKAQAAAYDRHIYPLSGFTKGDEAKVTIIGKLRGYDPDFTSEQLSDLKNFINESKGLFVEYIQGQQAKPDSDKPKILRDIPYTVNEFLNEYSGDRQLLFMQNSRTVDLLDSDMSVDEFKEEWAKYALKERFNITLSGEDAKNAVNILKEMNEKGLQDIESVEEEKDDTKEKKFTPIQAESKNTETYDITKDEKFSYLLKLQELERERGIDVLRIMQKLEENGKKVVDKKV
- a CDS encoding type II restriction endonuclease, whose protein sequence is MANISLDEYKNLVKEKRKEGFKQPYDLVYDNFITLGYDKVPKEFFLSNASEVVEKLRNSCWSEFQPLEKDFTSKMLKELVDDEYIKTLTPIEAITWFVEEFPEHIYALTLSNTQSRRSRAGKEFESIIELILIGAGIPLDSQGNIGKQEFVNKGLGKLVDLVSLGVLEYIVNKRNTVLISAKTTLRERWQEVPEEMGRTGAREMFLATLDTSISSDVLNTLYEANIQVTTTKNIKETYYSDNERVLTFEKLVEICLDNVSHWKNFNYTVEQNEQMIELITKQIEKHQNHKFVEEYYDERLKNIKK
- the dcm gene encoding DNA (cytosine-5-)-methyltransferase, with protein sequence MNIIPQIIDNSPAILIKNKRIRLQMTQKELADAVGMSKFGDRTIRRWENGESQPSSIELKHILSFPEKVPFPNNENAPYKIIDLFAGIGGTRLGFYQTGKTNVVFSSEIDKFAVKTYKANFGETPFGDITKISEKDIPNHDIIVGGFPCQAFSQAGKKLGFEDTRGTLFFEIARIIKEKRPKAFLLENVKNLKSHDKGRTYKTIEKTLKDLNYDVHSIILKAKDFGVPQNRERIYIVGFDKDKIDNYKDFSFPIPPCPDVSVGNILEQNVDTKYTISNALWQGHQRRKKEHKIKGNGFGYTLFNENSPYTNTLSARYYKDGSEILIEQKGKNPRKLTPREAARLQGFPENYIIPVSDTQSYKQFGNSVAVTVIHAIANNIIDILDTCTKKEID
- a CDS encoding Cj0814 family flagellar-dependent secreted protein encodes the protein MINTLGSYHLNLEQNIKVSTKVSTNQTSSEVLGYKVNKDGYFTDEFNKQAGIPSDYKIHSSTLESLVNVAEGTSFFSRTFKSIDIAKTAGNAYKILSQVVGEDTLNSKDSFSLDEIRNFPQGFSYNRQSMQVTKIHNSIHEFGSAAADFNGKESNKQMISTLFFNPSFNGGDGRQPLKPTTDIFNNNNGGKESVGSGVFIDPHGEKYTNKDGSITRGGLLAAVINSNLDVKEGETTVFGKKQGFDKSVDSKEFSRAFELFELMGEMKFGANFNKASDSDLAGMPEYMQEYVKYKRDLVYVDLTTGFVGKYSDEEDELSFKKMMEHNLKMLKLLFGEIDKDGKKSKDFMDSFLKFSMPPLNLVKELNENPAGKYLVDMLGIKRDVDIKA
- a CDS encoding cell surface protein; translation: MFITTYNGSMQYKEILDDYIAHGNKNLSAEDEKAKVDAYMQGSFGVGLDKIIGIEEGTEDWITKTIDKIDSMLSNKYTPEERRALYGKYPETIEKAIDWELQGYMDFLRDNSIDGKPTIEGKMIGLGTKEEEADLRAFMDSMSSLYPNNNKESLSLLSRTDLSIEEFKTLFAKAREKATKDVEEQRKQIIKEEQEYNANFAKEQNEKTFKPMQVKKKYETYDINKDQKFLYARELLNFKEKRGIDVLELMQKIDKKQILNKMV
- a CDS encoding cupin domain-containing protein, translating into MSEQRIYCMDLVKKEDPEKAVRTPFYQTESTGGSVWVIKPGQTLQKHYHHNSDDIWIVLQGEGIFYPQPNEEVPFKKGHVIVSKKDSCHGAKNTGDEDIIFVSIVAPVPSDYDPINE
- a CDS encoding Cj0814 family flagellar-dependent secreted protein is translated as MFSLILLLQEPAKFTYTTSSQNSLSSLNFNDLQAYGYTVDKAGFMGADFNKAAGLPKDFKIHKSTLDELNRFAERNHVLNRIKSKDEQIKIFDNIDMADTIKHYYRLFDQMTSALGDDKKSYTLADIGKLPKGYSTKGTSYDAKGHLLKDLSNSTISNIYSSTDELNSAKSISKELSSAGVRLIVKEVDFTMSEAGDEFSFNPDMSVYQADEGYSKEALFMGFLRSSRPLPSDSAKTKLSSAALNDISSTGEHKEYFVDFEKVGKDSESIKALIKERLKELTLLMYARSKNTSAESVTSNEYEKFKPTSEDINSLANSWSGRISAISNTFV
- a CDS encoding Cj0814 family flagellar-dependent secreted protein, which encodes MINALGSYPLNLEQSIKVSTKVATNQTSSEVLGYKVDKDGYFTDEFNKQAGIPIDYKIHSSTLESLVRSNDIIDPDIKNFKSIDIAKTVGNAYRLLAQVVGEDTLSSKDSFSAEDIRNFPQGFSYDRQSLQVDQRYASASEYSAVEDSFVHTPTKTISTLFYNGSLSIAADKQIHPKNVTYIFNNANGGKENTVIGIFMDPHGEKYTNKDGSITKGGLIAGVLNHNLDIYEGETTAIGKYGGYDKNINTKEFQRSFNAFNAMWQMAYGVNFSKADDGAVSMLPDYMQDYVRHRQSLDKFSDQEDELSFKKMMEHNLKMLKLLFGEIDKDGKKSKDFMDSFLKFSMPPLNLVKELNENPAGKYLIDMLGIKRDVDIKA